A genomic window from Bicyclus anynana chromosome 11, ilBicAnyn1.1, whole genome shotgun sequence includes:
- the LOC112052772 gene encoding uncharacterized protein LOC112052772, with the protein MELRSAKNSTREGPACGESLGALGSPCIGPIVYGGANCRNREEENGEGIEIGNAQGGEGVADMDVVLEVTNVKAVEGEKEIREEKEESEVMMESDCSNRRKESRLRSGSDSSAAASGSSRLWQGVKRPRRENDESSGTSDEDRLGSTMPNERENRSTISNYGWIKAKESLKKKKEEKRNKVKDERLRASVVENFRREERVQSINKTAAQIQKQVSEDVELINRIAKTSSHLKGTFVRDLRDAAASIQEAVEVLSSRTIAEETRQLQADNVRLQAEMVELRKELTQLKEDMDRVRNQETTCSPMYVTEEPQAVAHSKKKDKDRRSAKISTQPTMEEICHKVMLQVGDMVNARLASLEDRLLPEKRLRPPLSGDKKKTHGTTEHTAGSSQQSTHENPLTRPAEVEQTAKPSAHDGEQWAKVSRRKTKKKEKQRGSLEEPSSLANEERKRQPADKSRKLRSPRSAAIVLTLQPGAEEKGATYAAVLKEAKEKIDLSDLGITALRFRRAATGGRILEVPGATSEKMADSLAHKLREVISEEFLRVSRPVKCVDMRVSGLDDSVSNNDVVAEIASRGGCTADQIRFGEIKRSFSGLGTLWLRCPVTAAKKVAESGRLLVGWVSVQIKILDERPRRCYRCLESGHLIAQCSAEVDRSDTCYRCGQAGHKARECSAAPHCRVCEDAGRPANHLGGSRACNQSTYTKKKSSGKIDDGPRASSQSARPTTSAAEDVTMSVG; encoded by the coding sequence aTGGAATTGCGATCAGCCAAAAATTCTACCCGGGAGGGTCCCGCTTGCGGGGAATCCCTTGGTGCACTGGGAAGCCCGTGCATCGGCCCTATCGTATACGGGGGGGCCAACTGTCGCAACAGAGAAGAAGAGAATGGGGAGGGGATTGAAATAGGAAATGCGCAGGGGGGAGAGGGAGTGGCGGATATGGATGTAGTTTTAGAAGTAACAAATGTGAAAGCAGTAGAAGGAGAAAAAGAAATAAGAGAGGAAAAGGAGGAGTCTGAGGTTATGATGGAGTCAGATTGCAGCAATAGAAGGAAGGAAAGTAGGCTTAGATCAGGCTCTGACTCTTCTGCGGCTGCGTCAGGCTCTAGTCGCTTATGGCAAGGTGTCAAACGGCCTCGTAGAGAAAATGATGAAAGTTCTGGTACTTCCGATGAGGATAGACTTGGGTCAACCATGCCTAACGAAAGAGAAAACAGGTCTACGATCTCTAATTATGGCTGGATCAAAGCCAAGGAGTCCCTCAAGAAAAAGAAAgaggaaaaaagaaataaagtcaAAGATGAGCGCTTGAGGGCTTCAGTTGTTGAAAATTTTCGGCGCGAGGAAAGAGTGCAGTCCATAAATAAGACCGCAGCCCAAATTCAGAAGCAAGTTTCGGAGGATGTGGAATTGATTAATAGAATCGCTAAAACGTCCTCCCACCTAAAGGGAACATTTGTGCGCGACCTTAGGGACGCTGCCGCCTCTATTCAGGAGGCCGTGGAAGTCCTAAGCTCACGCACCATCGCAGAAGAGACTCGGCAGCTGCAGGCTGACAATGTTCGTCTGCAAGCTGAAATGGTTGAACTCCGTAAGGAACTAACCCAACTAAAAGAAGACATGGATAGGGTACGCAATCAGGAGACTACGTGCTCCCCTATGTATGTAACTGAGGAGCCGCAAGCTGTAGCCCATTCTAAAAAGAAGGACAAAGACCGTCGATCTGCAAAAATATCGACGCAGCCTACCATGGAGGAGATCTGTCACAAAGTGATGTTACAGGTCGGAGACATGGTCAATGCCCGCCTTGCTTCATTAGAAGACAGACTTCTCCCAGAGAAGCGTTTGCGTCCGCCATTATCTGGGGATAAAAAGAAGACCCATGGCACAACAGAACATACAGCCGGTAGTAGCCAGCAATCCACTCATGAGAATCCACTTACGCGTCCTGCTGAAGTAGAACAGACAGCTAAACCTTCTGCGCATGATGGGGAGCAGTGGGCGAAAGTTAGCCGCCGTAAAACAAAGAAGAAGGAAAAGCAAAGAGGTTCGCTCGAAGAACCATCATCGCTGGCGAATGAAGAACGCAAGCGGCAGCCTGCTGACAAATCTCGTAAGCTTCGCTCCCCGCGTTCAGCAGCCATAGTCCTAACGCTGCAACCCGGTGCTGAGGAGAAAGGCGCCACATATGCTGCTGTGCTTAAGGAAGCGAAAGAAAAAATAGATCTTTCAGATCTTGGAATTACTGCTTTGCGGTTTAGGAGAGCGGCAACAGGAGGACGCATTTTGGAGGTTCCGGGAGCCACAAGTGAAAAGATGGCAGATTCTCTCGCGCACAAACTGAGGGAAGTTATCAGCGAGGAATTCCTTCGAGTCTCTAGACCTGTAAAATGCGTCGACATGCGTGTTTCAGGGCTGGATGATTCTGTATCCAACAATGACGTAGTAGCTGAAATAGCGTCACGCGGAGGCTGCACTGCCGATCAGATTCGGTTTGGCGAAATAAAAAGGAGCTTTTCGGGCTTAGGGACGCTTTGGTTACGCTGCCCAGTCACAGCTGCAAAAAAAGTGGCAGAAAGTGGTAGACTATTAGTGGGCTGGGTTTCAGTCCAAATAAAAATCCTGGATGAAAGACCCCGCCGTTGCTACCGATGTCTAGAGTCAGGACACCTAATAGCACAGTGCTCAGCTGAGGTTGACCGTAGCGATACTTGTTACCGCTGCGGTCAGGCGGGCCATAAAGCGAGGGAGTGTTCAGCTGCGCCACACTGCAGGGTATGTGAAGATGCTGGTAGACCGGCAAATCATTTGGGAGGTAGTCGTGCTTGCAACCAAAGCACCTACACAAAAAAGAAGAGCAGTGGAAAGATTGACGATGGCCCCCGGGCCTCCTCGCAGTCTGCTCGTCCGACTACAAGTGCGGCCGAAGATGTTACGATGTCTGTAGGATAG